One window from the genome of Glycine soja cultivar W05 chromosome 12, ASM419377v2, whole genome shotgun sequence encodes:
- the LOC114379417 gene encoding NAC domain-containing protein 90-like — protein sequence MDDLPPGFRFYPTEEELVFFYLHNQLEGQIHDTSRVIPVIDINGVEPWNLPSLAGELCRGDTEQWFFFSPRQEREARGGRPNRTTASGYWKATGSPGHVYSSDNKVIGMKKTMVFYKGKAPTGRKTKWKMHEYKAIEHSDQSNTAPPKLRHEFSLCRVYVISGSFRSFDRRPLDMPRVELRVVDGDRGAASTSAQAQQRSSSHTSHSGGDAHVTDAGAGSSGTNWNASNRVEEPLWEWEQLDWP from the exons atggatGATCTCCCACCAGGTTTTCGATTCTACCCAACAGAAGAAGAATTAGTTTTCTTCTATCTACACAACCAGCTAGAAGGCCAAATACACGACACAAGCAGAGTCATTCCAGTCATTGACATCAATGGCGTAGAGCCATGGAACCTTCCAT CACTTGCAGGGGAGCTTTGTCGTGGAGACACGGAGCAATGGTTTTTCTTTTCACCGAGACAAGAGAGAGAGGCCAGAGGAGGCAGACCCAACAGAACCACAGCAAGTGGTTATTGGAAGGCCACTGGTTCCCCTGGCCATGTTTACTCTTCTGACAACAAAGTCATTGGGATGAAGAAAACCATGGTCTTTTACAAAGGGAAAGCTCCCACCGGAAGGAAAACCAAATGGAAGATGCATGAGTATAAAGCCATTGAACACTCTGATCAATCCAACACTGCCCCTCCAAAG TTGAGGCACGAATTCAGCTTGTGTCGTGTTTATGTGATATCGGGAAGCTTTCGATCGTTTGATCGACGCCCACTGGATATGCCAAGAGTTGAGCTACGAGTTGTTGATGGGGACAGAGGTGCTGCTTCAACAAGTGCTCAAGCTCAACAGAGAAGTTCTTCTCATACTTCCCACTCTGGTGGTGATGCTCATGTCACAGATGCTGGAGCAGGGTCAAGTGGAACAAATTGGAATGCAAGTAATAGGGTTGAGGAACCACTTTGGGAATGGGAACAACTTGATTGGCCATGA
- the LOC114379210 gene encoding uncharacterized protein LOC114379210 — MPHRTRPMTALLLFTALNTVLCATITPVYDFVCFHPYWERRRERRRQQREATIANSST, encoded by the exons ATGCCTCATAGAACCCGACCTATGACGGCACTCTTGTTGTTCACTGCACTAAATACAGTTTTATGTGCAACCATTACTCCAGTCTAtgattttgtttgctttcatccGTATTGGGAAAGAAGG AGGGAAAGGCGTCGCCAGCAACGTGAAGCTACTATAGCTAACAGTTCAACATAG